A single genomic interval of Demequina sp. NBRC 110054 harbors:
- a CDS encoding glutaredoxin family protein, with protein MTERVVLYTRRGCHLCEEGRGVVTLVCGDRAVPWTEIDIDSDPALKERYGDEVPVVTVDGETIGFWRIDPTLLATALDAHEAR; from the coding sequence ATGACAGAACGCGTCGTCCTGTACACCCGCCGAGGCTGCCACCTGTGCGAGGAGGGGCGCGGCGTCGTGACGCTCGTGTGCGGCGATCGCGCCGTGCCGTGGACGGAGATCGACATCGACTCGGACCCCGCGCTCAAGGAGCGATACGGCGACGAGGTCCCCGTCGTCACGGTCGACGGCGAGACGATCGGCTTCTGGCGCATCGACCCGACGCTGCTCGCGACCGCGCTCGACGCACACGAGGCCCGGTAG
- a CDS encoding HAD family phosphatase produces the protein MTAGPAPEPGTRIAAFFDVDNTIIRGASAFHLARGLKRRGFFTNRDLVRFGWEQFKYNVFGESKEQMRTVRDEALSIIRGWSVAEMSAIGEEVYDEVLALRVFPGTKAIIDEHRAQGHEVWLITATPVEIGRLIARRLGVTGALGTVAQHKGGYYTGALEGSFLHGTAKAEAIAGLATQRDLDLDECFAYGDSMNDVHMLGAVGRPCAVNPDHKLRVHAKRHRWPIKDFKGRNEQGRRSIVRASFTGSVWIVMQVLRGLKRAACAPFRRSGADAAEPATDKG, from the coding sequence GTGACTGCCGGTCCTGCCCCCGAACCCGGCACGCGGATCGCGGCGTTCTTCGACGTCGACAACACGATCATCCGCGGTGCCAGCGCGTTCCACCTCGCGCGCGGGCTCAAGCGACGCGGTTTCTTCACGAACCGCGACCTCGTGCGGTTCGGCTGGGAGCAGTTCAAGTACAACGTCTTCGGCGAGTCCAAGGAGCAGATGCGGACGGTGCGCGACGAGGCGCTGTCGATCATCCGGGGGTGGTCGGTCGCGGAGATGAGCGCGATCGGCGAGGAGGTCTACGACGAGGTCCTCGCCCTGAGGGTCTTCCCCGGCACCAAGGCGATCATCGACGAGCACCGCGCGCAGGGCCACGAGGTGTGGCTCATCACCGCGACGCCGGTCGAGATCGGCCGGCTGATCGCGCGACGGCTCGGCGTGACGGGCGCGCTCGGCACCGTCGCGCAGCACAAGGGCGGCTACTACACCGGCGCGCTCGAGGGCAGCTTCCTCCACGGCACCGCGAAGGCCGAGGCGATCGCGGGGCTCGCGACCCAGCGCGACCTGGACCTCGACGAGTGCTTCGCCTACGGCGACTCGATGAACGACGTGCACATGCTCGGCGCCGTCGGTCGTCCGTGCGCGGTCAACCCCGACCACAAGCTGCGCGTCCACGCGAAGCGCCACCGCTGGCCCATCAAGGACTTCAAGGGGCGTAACGAGCAGGGGCGCCGCAGCATCGTCCGGGCGTCGTTCACCGGATCGGTATGGATCGTGATGCAGGTGCTGCGCGGGCTCAAGCGCGCCGCATGCGCGCCGTTCCGTCGCAGCGGCGCCGACGCCGCGGAGCCCGCAACCGACAAGGGCTGA
- a CDS encoding 30S ribosomal protein bS22: MGSVIKKRRKRMSKKKHRKLLRKTRHQRRNKK, translated from the coding sequence ATGGGTTCCGTCATCAAGAAGCGCCGCAAGCGCATGTCGAAGAAGAAGCACCGCAAGCTGCTTCGCAAGACGCGCCACCAGCGTCGTAACAAGAAGTAG
- a CDS encoding helix-turn-helix domain-containing protein: protein MPDENPPRTTFLTVAEVADLLRVSRMTVYRWVHAGDMPAVRFGRSFRVPQAAVDEFLKQAELNGGITTEDDGRSAGAVG, encoded by the coding sequence ATGCCCGACGAGAACCCGCCGCGGACGACGTTTCTGACTGTTGCCGAGGTCGCTGACCTGCTGAGGGTCTCGCGGATGACGGTGTATCGCTGGGTTCACGCGGGCGACATGCCCGCCGTGCGGTTCGGCCGCTCCTTTCGCGTCCCGCAGGCCGCGGTCGACGAATTCCTCAAGCAGGCCGAGCTCAACGGCGGTATTACCACGGAGGATGACGGCAGGTCCGCAGGCGCGGTAGGCTAG
- a CDS encoding TrkH family potassium uptake protein, which produces MSKPQGWRDAAGHWFDEVALRSPARLAIGTFAGFIAIITGLLMLPISTADGHVAPFADALFTATSAVCVTGLTTVDTGLYWSDFGRAVILFGIKVGGLGIMTLASILGLMVSRRMGLTQRMLAADQARTGGLGDVRQMLRTILIVSSGVEIAIALMLFPRFVHDGLPILTAAWHSVFYSVSAFNNAGFVPNATGIVEYAGDPWVAGPIALGVFIGALGFPVYLNLMRAWRNPRMWSLHTKLTLVMVVILSVISAGLLAIFEWNNPSSLGSEDVGTRIVTVLFGSINQRSGGFAAISHEGFYEHTWLLEEVLMFIGGGSAGTAGGIRVTTLAVLVLAVTAEARGRRDMEAFGKRIGTESLRQAVAVTLVGLAFVLLGSGLMLSWTKELGWDLDRVLFQVVSAYATCGLSVLSADQVAEMPDSVKHLTSVLMFAGRLGSVTLAAALALNKQRRVIRYPSERPLIG; this is translated from the coding sequence ATGAGCAAGCCTCAGGGTTGGCGTGACGCCGCCGGACACTGGTTCGACGAGGTCGCCCTCCGCTCGCCCGCACGCCTCGCGATCGGCACGTTCGCCGGCTTCATCGCGATCATCACGGGCCTGCTGATGCTCCCGATCTCCACCGCCGACGGCCACGTCGCGCCCTTCGCTGACGCGCTCTTCACCGCGACCTCCGCCGTGTGCGTCACGGGCCTCACCACGGTCGACACCGGTCTGTACTGGTCGGACTTCGGACGTGCGGTGATCCTCTTCGGCATCAAGGTGGGAGGCCTCGGAATCATGACGCTCGCGTCGATCCTGGGCCTCATGGTGTCGCGCCGCATGGGCCTCACGCAGCGCATGCTCGCCGCGGATCAGGCCCGCACGGGAGGTCTGGGCGACGTGCGCCAGATGCTGCGCACGATCCTCATCGTCTCGTCGGGCGTCGAGATCGCGATCGCGCTCATGCTCTTCCCCCGCTTCGTGCACGACGGACTGCCGATCCTCACCGCCGCGTGGCACTCGGTCTTCTACTCCGTCTCGGCCTTCAACAACGCGGGTTTCGTCCCCAACGCGACCGGCATCGTCGAGTACGCGGGCGACCCGTGGGTCGCCGGACCGATCGCGCTGGGCGTCTTCATCGGCGCGCTCGGATTCCCCGTCTACCTCAACCTCATGCGCGCGTGGCGCAACCCGCGCATGTGGAGCCTTCACACCAAGCTCACGCTCGTGATGGTCGTCATCCTCAGCGTCATCTCCGCGGGCCTGCTCGCGATCTTCGAGTGGAACAACCCGAGCTCGCTCGGCTCCGAGGATGTGGGCACGAGGATCGTCACCGTCCTGTTCGGCAGCATCAACCAGCGCTCCGGCGGCTTCGCCGCGATCAGCCACGAGGGCTTCTACGAGCACACGTGGCTGCTCGAGGAGGTCCTCATGTTCATCGGCGGAGGCTCGGCGGGCACCGCCGGCGGCATCCGCGTGACGACCCTCGCGGTCCTGGTCCTCGCGGTCACCGCGGAGGCGCGTGGCCGCCGCGACATGGAGGCCTTCGGCAAGCGCATCGGCACCGAGTCGCTCCGCCAGGCCGTCGCCGTCACCCTGGTCGGCCTCGCGTTCGTCCTCCTCGGATCCGGCCTGATGCTCTCGTGGACCAAGGAGCTCGGCTGGGACCTCGATCGCGTGCTGTTCCAAGTAGTCTCGGCGTATGCGACCTGCGGGCTCTCGGTGCTCTCGGCGGACCAGGTGGCCGAGATGCCTGACTCGGTCAAGCACCTCACGTCGGTGCTCATGTTCGCCGGACGCCTCGGTTCGGTCACTCTCGCGGCGGCGCTGGCGCTGAACAAGCAGCGTCGAGTGATCCGCTACCCGTCAGAAAGGCCCCTCATTGGCTAA
- a CDS encoding TrkA family potassium uptake protein, with amino-acid sequence MANVTTASGVLVFGLGRFGSALADELDSMDVEVLAVERDADLVEKWSKRLPVVEADATDPRTMEQIGAKDFGAAVVGVGTSLEASVLITGNLVDVGIPEIWAKAISNEHKRILLRIGAHRVVLPESESGTRVAHSVGGKMLDYIEVEDGFAIVKMRPPKETHNFRLADLDLRNKWDLQVIGVKVPGEDFEYGGADTIITPDCILVVGGDSDVLERFSQRP; translated from the coding sequence TTGGCTAACGTCACCACCGCATCGGGCGTCCTGGTCTTCGGCCTGGGGCGCTTCGGCAGCGCGCTCGCGGACGAGCTCGACAGCATGGACGTCGAGGTCCTCGCGGTCGAGCGCGACGCGGACCTGGTCGAGAAGTGGTCGAAGCGCCTCCCCGTGGTCGAGGCCGACGCGACCGACCCGCGCACCATGGAGCAGATCGGCGCGAAGGACTTCGGCGCGGCCGTGGTCGGCGTCGGCACGTCGCTCGAGGCCTCGGTGCTCATCACCGGAAACCTCGTGGACGTCGGCATCCCCGAGATCTGGGCCAAGGCCATCTCCAACGAGCACAAGCGGATCCTACTGCGCATCGGTGCGCACCGCGTCGTCCTGCCCGAGTCCGAGTCCGGCACCCGCGTGGCCCACTCGGTCGGCGGCAAGATGCTCGACTACATCGAGGTCGAGGACGGCTTCGCGATCGTCAAGATGCGCCCGCCCAAGGAGACGCACAACTTCCGCCTCGCGGACCTGGACCTGCGCAACAAGTGGGATCTCCAGGTCATCGGCGTGAAGGTGCCCGGCGAGGACTTCGAGTACGGCGGCGCCGACACGATCATCACCCCCGACTGCATCCTCGTGGTCGGCGGCGACTCGGACGTGCTCGAGCGCTTCTCGCAGCGGCCGTAG
- a CDS encoding DUF4349 domain-containing protein, which produces MNAVQGGTRRTGRGAGRAWVIAGLVAMAGVLAGCSGSATESAGSYAYDGADSAGEYYDEDYYEETDGIEASAAADSATTTTTRSLIVTGNMYMTVEDPIVAADKATSIVEGAGGRIDARSETAADEYDGGSAWLTLRIPADRLDATVEELRDLGTVDEFSTSSYDVTTEVIDLDAKISTLRASTERIEALLDDAADIKDIIQLEDELASRQAELQSLEAQQRGLGDQVSLSTIDLSLTTEPIVIIEEESPSNFWDGLVAGWEGLVAFLSALLVILGVLLPWLAVAAILALGVVLIFRSRRARKARAAEASQTRAEADSPQPAPPSA; this is translated from the coding sequence ATGAACGCAGTTCAGGGGGGAACGCGCCGCACAGGCAGGGGTGCCGGCCGCGCGTGGGTCATCGCAGGGCTGGTCGCCATGGCGGGGGTGCTCGCGGGTTGCTCGGGCAGCGCCACCGAGTCGGCCGGGTCGTACGCGTATGACGGCGCCGACTCGGCCGGGGAGTACTACGACGAGGACTACTACGAGGAGACCGACGGAATCGAGGCCTCCGCGGCTGCGGACAGCGCCACGACGACCACGACCCGCTCGCTCATCGTCACCGGCAACATGTATATGACGGTCGAGGACCCGATCGTGGCAGCCGACAAGGCGACGAGCATCGTCGAGGGCGCGGGCGGCCGCATCGACGCCCGCAGCGAGACCGCGGCCGACGAGTACGACGGCGGCTCCGCGTGGCTCACCCTGCGCATCCCGGCCGACAGGCTCGACGCGACCGTGGAGGAGCTGCGCGACCTCGGGACGGTCGACGAGTTCAGCACGAGCTCGTACGACGTCACCACCGAGGTGATCGACCTCGACGCCAAGATCTCGACCCTGCGCGCCTCGACCGAGCGCATCGAGGCGCTGCTCGACGACGCCGCGGACATCAAGGACATCATCCAGCTCGAGGACGAGCTCGCGAGCCGCCAGGCCGAGCTCCAGAGCCTCGAGGCGCAGCAGCGCGGCCTGGGCGACCAGGTGTCGCTGTCCACGATCGACCTGTCGCTCACGACCGAGCCGATCGTGATCATCGAGGAGGAGTCGCCCTCGAACTTCTGGGACGGCCTCGTCGCCGGCTGGGAAGGCCTGGTCGCCTTCCTCTCCGCGCTGCTGGTCATCCTGGGCGTGCTGCTCCCGTGGCTGGCCGTCGCGGCCATCCTCGCGCTCGGCGTCGTGCTGATCTTCCGCTCGCGCCGGGCCCGCAAGGCGCGCGCCGCGGAGGCGAGCCAGACTCGGGCCGAGGCCGATTCACCCCAGCCGGCCCCGCCCTCGGCCTGA
- a CDS encoding phosphoribosyltransferase — protein MVLLRDRAEAGAAVARLVEPLLDGEDALVLGVPRGGVIVGRAVADVLSLDLDVVVVRKLGVPGHEEFGFGAIGEDGVKVLDYATLAMLGLSEETIDAVEASERIELGRRVLAYRDGKEAASIAGRTIVLVDDGIATGGTMRAAIEVCRARGAARVIVGVGVAPPDVLESLGDEADAAVAALIPAPMEAVGQWYLDFRQTTDEEVAAALSGAGA, from the coding sequence ATGGTCCTCCTGCGTGATCGCGCCGAGGCGGGGGCCGCCGTCGCTCGGCTCGTCGAGCCGCTGCTGGACGGCGAGGACGCCCTCGTCCTGGGGGTGCCGCGCGGCGGGGTGATCGTGGGCCGCGCCGTCGCCGACGTCCTCTCGCTCGACCTCGACGTGGTCGTGGTGCGCAAGCTGGGGGTCCCCGGGCACGAGGAGTTCGGCTTCGGAGCGATCGGTGAGGATGGCGTGAAGGTGCTCGACTATGCAACGCTCGCGATGCTCGGCCTCAGCGAGGAGACGATCGACGCGGTCGAGGCGAGCGAGCGCATCGAGCTCGGGCGCCGCGTGCTCGCGTACCGCGACGGCAAGGAGGCCGCAAGCATCGCCGGCCGCACCATCGTCCTTGTGGACGACGGCATTGCGACCGGCGGGACGATGCGCGCGGCCATCGAGGTCTGCAGAGCCAGGGGAGCGGCAAGGGTGATCGTCGGGGTCGGGGTCGCTCCGCCCGACGTCCTCGAGTCGCTAGGCGATGAGGCCGATGCCGCTGTCGCGGCGCTCATCCCCGCACCGATGGAGGCGGTGGGGCAGTGGTACCTGGACTTCCGTCAGACCACGGACGAGGAGGTCGCTGCGGCGCTGTCCGGCGCGGGAGCCTGA
- a CDS encoding anti-sigma factor yields MVRHPDDEALAALALGDGAQADEAHVATCDQCRAEVEAYSDVLAHAAAAGPTPLTAPPERVWDAIRDEITQDEPPAARPSPTPVATGDELAARRSRQAPRWMFAAVAAAAGVVVGAFGVTFLRSDDAPLGTVVATAPLASLSDESPAGSAEVVVRDDGTELLVIDTDTAAVTDAYLEVWLIDTSVEGMISLGPLTGDHAELVIPAGFDVAAFPIVDISVEPLDGVPTHSGDSVTRGILES; encoded by the coding sequence ATGGTCAGGCATCCTGACGACGAGGCGCTCGCCGCCCTCGCGCTCGGCGACGGTGCGCAGGCCGACGAGGCGCATGTCGCGACGTGCGACCAGTGCCGCGCCGAGGTCGAGGCATATTCCGACGTACTTGCCCATGCGGCGGCCGCGGGTCCGACGCCGCTGACCGCCCCTCCCGAGCGCGTCTGGGACGCGATCCGGGACGAGATCACGCAGGACGAGCCTCCCGCGGCCCGACCCTCGCCCACCCCCGTGGCGACCGGCGACGAGCTCGCGGCCAGGCGCTCCCGACAGGCCCCCCGATGGATGTTCGCTGCCGTGGCCGCCGCCGCGGGAGTCGTCGTCGGCGCGTTCGGAGTCACGTTCCTGCGGTCCGACGACGCCCCCTTGGGCACCGTCGTCGCCACCGCGCCGCTCGCGTCGCTGTCGGACGAGTCCCCGGCCGGCAGCGCCGAGGTGGTCGTGAGGGACGACGGCACGGAGCTGCTCGTGATCGACACGGATACCGCCGCGGTGACCGACGCGTACCTCGAGGTCTGGCTGATCGACACGTCCGTCGAGGGCATGATCAGCCTCGGCCCGCTCACGGGCGATCACGCCGAGCTGGTGATCCCCGCCGGCTTCGATGTCGCCGCGTTCCCCATCGTCGACATCTCGGTCGAGCCGCTCGACGGCGTGCCGACCCACTCGGGCGACTCCGTCACCCGAGGCATCCTCGAGTCCTGA
- a CDS encoding RNA polymerase sigma factor encodes MSLAVRLDVEGGEPMVADPVVTPVLDPAAVARGFRDGDEAALEVIYRDVSALVHTLALRALRNAADAEDVTQATFVSAWRGRERFDPERGDLRGWIVGIAKRRIADALDARTREARRLTAVKDAVEPAVSDGEAEAVEIAYEIEALGDPKRTIVSLAFYEGATHEQIAERLDMPLGTVKSHLRRSLITLRRRWEVRDGQAS; translated from the coding sequence ATGAGCCTCGCGGTGCGACTCGACGTTGAGGGAGGTGAGCCGATGGTCGCCGATCCAGTGGTGACCCCCGTGCTCGATCCCGCCGCGGTGGCCCGGGGATTCCGCGACGGCGACGAGGCCGCGCTCGAGGTCATCTATCGAGACGTCAGCGCCCTGGTCCACACCCTCGCGCTGCGCGCGCTGCGCAATGCGGCCGACGCCGAGGATGTTACTCAGGCGACCTTCGTCTCCGCGTGGCGAGGGCGCGAGCGCTTCGATCCGGAGCGCGGCGACCTCCGTGGCTGGATCGTCGGCATCGCGAAGCGCCGCATCGCCGACGCGCTCGACGCGAGGACGCGTGAGGCGCGACGCCTCACCGCGGTCAAGGATGCGGTGGAGCCCGCTGTGAGCGACGGCGAGGCCGAGGCCGTCGAGATCGCCTACGAGATCGAGGCGCTCGGGGACCCGAAACGTACGATCGTGTCGCTGGCCTTCTACGAGGGCGCGACGCATGAGCAGATCGCCGAGCGGCTGGACATGCCGCTCGGCACAGTCAAGAGTCATCTGCGCAGGAGCCTGATCACCCTGCGCCGACGTTGGGAGGTGCGCGATGGTCAGGCATCCTGA
- a CDS encoding class F sortase, with product MRIPLAAAVAVGVVVVLAGCGAATPAPREVTLSELPVPPTVAVPGASASEVPSPTPSVKSASPTPVVEGAIAVTSTDPRSAMPDPEVAPTRLAIAGLDLDMPVVPVGVETDGEMEVPSKAATAGWYRHGPGLTAGQGHLVLAAHVDDATGLGPFARLRDAREGEEIVLRGEGETRRYTIVAVEQTDKQEVDLDGVFSRTGDEMLVLVTCGGSFDWDERHYSDNVIVWAEPVVGKP from the coding sequence ATGCGCATCCCGCTCGCCGCAGCCGTCGCCGTCGGTGTCGTCGTGGTCCTCGCCGGATGCGGGGCCGCGACCCCGGCGCCGCGGGAGGTCACGCTGTCGGAGCTTCCCGTGCCGCCCACGGTGGCGGTTCCCGGGGCCTCCGCGAGCGAGGTGCCTTCCCCGACCCCCTCGGTGAAGTCAGCGTCACCGACGCCGGTCGTCGAGGGTGCGATCGCGGTCACGTCGACTGACCCGCGGTCGGCGATGCCGGACCCCGAGGTCGCCCCCACGAGGCTCGCGATCGCCGGTCTCGACCTCGACATGCCGGTCGTTCCCGTCGGAGTCGAGACCGACGGCGAGATGGAGGTGCCGTCGAAGGCCGCGACCGCCGGTTGGTATCGCCATGGGCCGGGTCTGACTGCGGGCCAGGGTCACCTCGTGCTCGCCGCCCACGTGGACGATGCGACGGGGCTCGGTCCGTTCGCTCGGCTGCGCGACGCGCGCGAGGGCGAGGAGATCGTGCTGCGCGGCGAGGGCGAGACCCGCCGCTACACGATCGTGGCGGTCGAGCAGACAGACAAGCAGGAGGTTGACCTCGACGGGGTCTTCTCCCGCACGGGCGACGAGATGCTGGTCCTCGTCACGTGCGGCGGGTCATTCGACTGGGATGAGCGGCACTACTCGGACAATGTCATAGTGTGGGCGGAACCCGTCGTGGGGAAGCCATGA